From Phacochoerus africanus isolate WHEZ1 chromosome 13, ROS_Pafr_v1, whole genome shotgun sequence, a single genomic window includes:
- the LOC125113471 gene encoding 40S ribosomal protein S15a-like has product MVRMNVRADSLKSINNAEKRGKRHVLITPCSKVIVRSLTVMMKHGYVGEFEIMDNHRAGKIVVNLTGRLNKCGVISPRFDVQLKNLEKWQNNLLLSCHFGFIVLTTSAGIMDHEEARRKHTGGKILGFFF; this is encoded by the coding sequence ATGGTGCGCATGAATGTCCGGGCCGATTCCCTCAAGAGCATCAACAATGCCGAAAAGAGAGGCAAACGCCACGTTCTTATTACGCCGTGCTCCAAAGTCATCGTCAGGTCTCTAACGGTGATGATGAAGCATGGTTACGTTGGCGAATTTGAAATCATGGACAATCACAGAGCTGGGAAAATTGTTGTGAACCTCACAGGCAGGCTAAATAAGTGTGGAGTTATCAGCCCAAGGTTTGATGTGCAActcaaaaatctagaaaaatggcAGAATAACCTGCTACTGTCCTGTCATTTTGGGTTCATTGTACTTACAACCTCAGCTGGCATCATGGACCATGAAGAAGCAAGACGAAAACACACAGGAGGGAAAATCCTTGGATTCTTTTTCTAA